A window of Haliscomenobacter hydrossis DSM 1100 contains these coding sequences:
- a CDS encoding Uma2 family endonuclease, with the protein MAEVNEPTAAYSTTAGQAEADFAIPEALIYEMVDGKPIYYRGWREVLNHEKTIEQVMASSLLQGYLVGEIYAALHLQMRKQYILTTNETGLKFEKNDWRAADIAIFPKNTLTSLYNKYANERPSIVIEVDTKADAENLATYYRDKTKHLHSQGIPKVIWVYTETEQIMVAEPNKHWEIFDWTETVEVVDGVGFNVAEIIAEFGRDFNEG; encoded by the coding sequence ATGGCTGAAGTAAATGAACCCACGGCTGCCTACTCCACTACTGCGGGCCAAGCGGAAGCGGATTTTGCCATTCCCGAAGCGCTCATTTATGAAATGGTCGATGGGAAGCCCATTTATTACCGAGGCTGGCGCGAGGTATTGAACCATGAAAAAACAATCGAACAAGTTATGGCCAGTAGCCTCTTGCAAGGATACTTGGTGGGTGAAATATATGCCGCATTGCACCTGCAAATGCGCAAACAATACATTCTGACTACCAATGAAACAGGGTTAAAATTTGAAAAAAACGACTGGCGAGCAGCCGATATCGCCATTTTCCCCAAAAACACCCTGACCTCCCTTTACAACAAATACGCCAATGAACGGCCTAGCATCGTGATTGAGGTAGATACCAAAGCCGATGCTGAAAACCTCGCTACCTACTACCGCGATAAAACCAAACATCTGCACAGTCAGGGCATTCCCAAAGTGATTTGGGTATATACCGAAACCGAACAGATCATGGTGGCCGAGCCGAACAAACATTGGGAGATTTTTGATTGGACGGAGACAGTGGAAGTGGTTGACGGGGTAGGGTTTAATGTGGCGGAGATTATTGCGGAGTTTGGGAGGGATTTTAATGAGGGGTAA
- a CDS encoding c-type cytochrome — MRKLLAFGSLLATILLFSNMTVEDVQPKKEDGEKIFKQYCVTCHGLRGDMGVSGAANLIESKLKVEERIKVITNGRNNMASFKALLNKDKIKAVAQYTMSLTKK, encoded by the coding sequence ATGAGAAAGTTACTGGCATTTGGATCGCTTCTGGCAACCATTCTGCTTTTCTCCAACATGACTGTGGAGGATGTACAACCCAAAAAAGAAGATGGTGAAAAGATCTTCAAACAGTACTGCGTAACCTGTCATGGTTTGCGGGGCGACATGGGCGTATCTGGAGCTGCAAACCTAATTGAGTCCAAGCTTAAAGTGGAAGAGCGCATCAAGGTTATTACCAATGGGCGCAACAACATGGCTAGTTTCAAGGCACTGCTCAACAAAGACAAAATCAAGGCTGTAGCACAGTATACAATGTCCTTGACGAAGAAGTAG
- a CDS encoding TolC family protein → MKNILLALSLLIIGAPIALAQTTLSLDECMRIALENNLQIKNSGYQLDLAEVSLRQTRAQQLPDLSFNFGQNFNFGRSVDINTNQRIDEVFISNGYGLNLSVPIFSGFGLKYQGQQLKQAIQAGIKDVETSRNLIRRNIITFYLNALANQELYRVAQEQANATRQQIELAQKRVSAGVANEIVVYELKAQLANEEFNAVSARNNAELAKVNLFQQMNQPVDLAVQLDANLIQTLGSPAEALSSPALVQKAEASLPEIQGAQLRILSAQKGVEAARSNFFPSINFQGNYGAFFTSTRTEAYFSQLDATRNGSMSIGLSLPLFRGGAIQQQVQRAVINESMAENDLADVKNQLRSEVEQAVQNHRATQEQWRAAEQQVAAQSENVRLFEKRFAAGTANTSEYILSKNNLAQANGNVISAKYRHLIWKMMLGYYENGKF, encoded by the coding sequence ATGAAAAATATTCTACTGGCGCTCAGCTTACTGATCATTGGAGCACCAATAGCTTTGGCACAAACAACCTTGAGTTTGGATGAGTGTATGCGCATTGCCTTGGAGAATAACCTACAGATCAAAAATTCGGGCTATCAACTCGATTTGGCGGAAGTGTCTCTAAGACAAACCCGTGCACAACAATTGCCCGACCTAAGCTTTAATTTTGGGCAAAACTTCAACTTTGGCCGCAGTGTAGACATCAACACCAACCAACGGATCGACGAGGTTTTTATCAGCAATGGCTACGGTTTGAACCTTTCTGTACCCATTTTTAGTGGGTTTGGCTTGAAATACCAGGGGCAACAATTGAAGCAGGCCATTCAAGCAGGCATCAAAGATGTGGAAACCAGCCGCAACCTGATTCGCCGCAACATCATTACGTTTTACCTCAATGCCCTGGCCAATCAGGAATTGTACCGCGTGGCCCAGGAACAAGCCAATGCCACACGTCAGCAAATTGAGTTGGCTCAAAAAAGAGTCTCCGCCGGAGTGGCCAACGAGATCGTGGTGTATGAATTGAAGGCCCAATTGGCCAATGAAGAATTCAACGCCGTAAGTGCTCGCAACAATGCAGAATTGGCCAAAGTCAATTTGTTTCAACAAATGAATCAGCCGGTTGACCTGGCGGTACAGTTGGACGCCAACCTGATTCAAACGCTGGGCAGTCCAGCCGAGGCCCTGAGTTCACCGGCTTTGGTGCAAAAAGCCGAGGCCAGTTTGCCAGAAATACAGGGCGCACAATTGCGCATCCTCAGTGCCCAAAAAGGGGTGGAAGCGGCGCGTTCCAATTTTTTTCCCAGCATTAATTTCCAGGGCAACTACGGCGCATTTTTCACCAGTACCCGTACGGAAGCCTATTTTTCGCAGTTGGACGCTACCCGCAACGGGAGCATGAGTATTGGTTTGAGTTTGCCTTTGTTCCGGGGCGGTGCCATCCAACAGCAGGTGCAGCGGGCCGTAATCAACGAAAGTATGGCCGAAAACGATTTGGCGGATGTAAAAAACCAGTTGCGCAGCGAAGTTGAACAAGCGGTGCAAAACCATCGGGCCACTCAGGAACAATGGCGGGCAGCCGAACAACAAGTGGCCGCACAAAGTGAAAACGTGCGCCTCTTTGAAAAACGTTTTGCGGCCGGAACTGCCAATACCTCGGAATACATTCTGTCCAAAAATAACCTCGCCCAAGCCAACGGCAACGTCATTTCGGCCAAGTATCGACATTTGATCTGGAAGATGATGTTGGGGTATTACGAGAACGGAAAGTTTTAA
- a CDS encoding sugar phosphate isomerase/epimerase family protein, with amino-acid sequence MSLSRRQLLHSSAWFGAGYALSPSLDFWADFKRRFHIGACDWSLGKSANIEAFALAKNIGLQGIQVNLGNLANDLHLRKAEVQAQYLAASKNTGVKISSLAISELNNVPYKSDPRTEQWVSDSIDVARAFGVKVVLLAFFVKNDLRNDPAGIAEVIQRLKKVAPKAERAGVTLGIESYLTAEEHLHIMREVGSPAIKVFYDFRNAADAGNDIYQELKTLGKTNICELHMKENRLLLDKGTIDWPRVATALREIGYRGDHWMQIEWAKPDGDDVVTAYQHNLAYLKGLFQ; translated from the coding sequence ATGTCCTTGTCCCGTCGTCAACTATTGCACAGCTCTGCCTGGTTCGGTGCCGGGTATGCGCTCTCTCCTTCGCTCGATTTTTGGGCCGATTTTAAACGGCGGTTCCACATCGGTGCTTGTGATTGGTCACTGGGCAAAAGTGCCAATATTGAAGCGTTTGCGCTCGCTAAAAATATTGGTCTCCAGGGTATTCAGGTAAACCTGGGCAATCTGGCCAATGACCTGCACCTGCGCAAAGCCGAAGTACAAGCCCAATACCTGGCCGCCAGCAAAAACACTGGCGTAAAAATCAGCAGCCTGGCCATTAGCGAGCTCAACAACGTGCCTTACAAGTCCGACCCGCGCACCGAGCAATGGGTATCCGACAGCATTGACGTGGCCCGCGCCTTTGGCGTGAAAGTGGTACTCCTGGCTTTTTTTGTCAAAAACGACCTCCGCAATGACCCCGCAGGCATCGCCGAGGTGATTCAACGCCTGAAAAAAGTAGCGCCAAAGGCCGAACGAGCCGGCGTCACCCTGGGCATCGAATCTTACCTCACGGCAGAGGAGCACTTGCACATCATGCGCGAAGTGGGCTCTCCGGCCATCAAGGTTTTTTACGATTTTCGCAATGCCGCCGATGCCGGCAACGACATCTATCAGGAATTAAAAACCTTGGGCAAAACAAACATCTGCGAACTGCACATGAAGGAAAATCGACTCCTCCTGGACAAAGGCACTATTGATTGGCCCCGTGTAGCCACGGCCTTGCGGGAAATCGGCTATCGCGGCGACCACTGGATGCAAATTGAATGGGCGAAGCCGGACGGGGATGATGTGGTCACGGCATATCAGCACAATTTGGCCTACCTGAAAGGATTGTTTCAATGA
- a CDS encoding isoamylase early set domain-containing protein, which yields MLKKDYSKTKKVCKVTFSLPTTAVQDGAEVRVLGDFNSWTWQSGLIMKAGKTEYTASIELALGANYEFRYAINNERWENDWAADAYVPSPFDGINNSLVSVSAVVDGELTGKAAGGKTVKATGAPKAEKPAAPAKEAAPKAPAKAKAPAKTTTTPAPVKAKAAKATAKPKTKEAPKK from the coding sequence ATGTTGAAGAAAGATTATTCCAAAACGAAAAAAGTTTGTAAAGTTACTTTCTCTTTGCCTACAACTGCTGTTCAGGATGGCGCTGAAGTTCGCGTATTGGGCGACTTCAATAGCTGGACCTGGCAAAGCGGCCTCATTATGAAGGCTGGCAAAACTGAGTACACTGCCTCGATTGAATTGGCCCTTGGTGCCAACTACGAATTCCGCTACGCGATCAACAACGAACGTTGGGAAAACGATTGGGCTGCTGATGCCTACGTACCCTCTCCATTTGACGGCATCAACAACTCTTTGGTGTCTGTTTCTGCCGTTGTTGACGGTGAACTGACTGGCAAAGCTGCCGGTGGCAAAACGGTTAAAGCTACTGGCGCACCTAAAGCCGAAAAGCCAGCCGCTCCAGCCAAGGAAGCAGCGCCAAAAGCACCAGCTAAAGCTAAAGCACCAGCGAAAACGACAACGACTCCCGCACCGGTGAAGGCCAAAGCTGCCAAAGCTACTGCGAAGCCAAAAACCAAGGAAGCCCCTAAAAAGTAA
- the glgB gene encoding 1,4-alpha-glucan branching protein GlgB → MSKVIQHSLFTDYDIYLFKSGTHFRIYEKMGSHLIEVEGQKGVYFSVWAPNAQSVSVIGNFNFWNTQEHPLSSRWDGSGIWEGFIPGLEKGTLYKYHIHAQSGQHLEKGDPYALFWEVPPKTASIVWDNDYTWNDQDWLKKRQEKAGKPQPYSVYEVHMGTWKKNGNESLSYRELAEDLVDYLKEMNFTHVEFLPVMEHPYFPSWGYQVTGYFAPTSRFGTPQDFMYLVDKLHQAGIGILLDWVPSHFPTDAHGLAEFDGTYLYEHSDPRKGFHPDWKSAIYNFGRNEVRNFLTSNALYWLDRFHIDGLRVDAVASMLYLDYSREEGEWIPNEQGGKENLDAISFLREFNTMTYREFPDVITIAEESTAWSGVSHPTYAGGLGFGQKWMMGWMHDTLDYFNKDTIHRKYHHGEITFSLIYAFTENFMLPLSHDEVVHGKGPLIDRMPGDEWQRFANLRLMYGYMYTHPGTKLLFMGGEFGQTTEWSIERGLEWWLLEFGPHKGVQAWVRDLNAFYSAQPALYEKQFSNEGFEWVEHGDWENSVLAYLRKGEKAEENLLVVCNFTPVTREGFRVGVPAKGKWKEVLNSDAKIYNGTGDHLNGTVKADKQEWNGREYSIEFTLPPLATVVFRLG, encoded by the coding sequence ATGAGCAAGGTAATCCAACACAGCCTTTTTACTGACTACGACATATATTTATTCAAGTCGGGGACACACTTTCGGATTTATGAAAAAATGGGCAGCCATTTGATCGAAGTAGAGGGTCAAAAAGGGGTCTATTTTTCCGTTTGGGCACCCAATGCTCAAAGTGTATCCGTGATTGGAAATTTCAATTTTTGGAACACCCAAGAACATCCGCTCTCGTCACGTTGGGATGGCTCCGGGATCTGGGAGGGTTTTATTCCTGGTCTGGAAAAAGGTACACTGTACAAATACCACATTCATGCGCAGAGTGGGCAACACCTGGAAAAAGGAGACCCTTATGCCTTGTTTTGGGAAGTACCTCCCAAAACTGCTTCCATCGTTTGGGACAACGACTATACCTGGAATGACCAGGATTGGTTGAAAAAGAGACAGGAAAAAGCTGGAAAACCACAGCCTTATTCCGTGTATGAAGTCCACATGGGCACCTGGAAGAAGAACGGCAACGAGTCCTTGAGTTACCGCGAGCTGGCCGAAGATTTGGTAGACTATTTAAAGGAAATGAACTTTACACACGTAGAGTTTTTGCCCGTGATGGAGCACCCCTATTTTCCTTCCTGGGGTTACCAGGTTACGGGGTATTTTGCCCCGACCAGCCGTTTCGGCACCCCCCAAGACTTCATGTATTTGGTGGACAAACTGCACCAGGCTGGAATCGGAATTTTATTGGACTGGGTTCCCTCCCACTTCCCTACCGATGCGCATGGTTTGGCCGAGTTTGACGGTACGTACCTGTACGAGCACTCCGACCCCCGCAAGGGTTTCCACCCCGATTGGAAAAGTGCGATCTACAACTTTGGGCGCAACGAAGTGCGCAACTTCCTGACCTCCAATGCCCTGTACTGGCTTGATCGCTTCCACATCGATGGTTTGCGGGTAGATGCCGTTGCTTCGATGCTTTACCTCGATTATTCCAGAGAGGAAGGCGAATGGATTCCCAATGAACAAGGGGGCAAAGAAAACCTCGACGCTATCTCGTTCCTGCGCGAATTCAATACCATGACTTACCGGGAATTCCCGGATGTGATCACCATTGCGGAAGAATCTACCGCCTGGTCGGGGGTCTCTCACCCCACTTATGCAGGCGGTTTGGGTTTTGGACAAAAATGGATGATGGGTTGGATGCACGATACCCTCGACTATTTCAATAAAGACACGATCCACCGCAAATACCACCACGGGGAAATTACCTTTAGTTTGATTTACGCCTTTACCGAAAACTTCATGTTGCCGCTTTCGCACGACGAAGTGGTACACGGCAAAGGCCCGCTAATCGACCGCATGCCCGGTGACGAATGGCAACGTTTTGCCAACCTCCGTCTGATGTATGGTTACATGTACACCCACCCTGGTACGAAGCTGCTCTTCATGGGTGGAGAATTTGGCCAAACCACGGAATGGAGCATCGAACGGGGCCTGGAATGGTGGTTGTTGGAGTTTGGGCCACACAAAGGGGTACAAGCCTGGGTGCGCGATCTGAATGCCTTCTACTCGGCTCAACCTGCACTTTACGAAAAACAATTCAGCAATGAAGGTTTTGAGTGGGTAGAACACGGCGACTGGGAAAACAGCGTGCTGGCTTACCTGCGCAAAGGGGAAAAAGCGGAAGAGAACCTTCTGGTGGTGTGCAATTTCACACCCGTAACGCGGGAAGGTTTCCGCGTGGGCGTTCCTGCTAAAGGCAAGTGGAAAGAAGTGCTCAACAGCGATGCCAAGATCTACAACGGCACGGGAGATCACCTCAACGGCACCGTAAAAGCGGACAAACAAGAGTGGAACGGTCGGGAATACTCGATTGAGTTTACGCTGCCGCCGCTGGCGACGGTGGTGTTTCGGTTGGGGTAA
- a CDS encoding ABC transporter ATP-binding protein produces MLQLKNIAKYHSNGIQKNWVLKDISTTIFEGEFVSIMGPSGAGKSTLLNIIGMLEEPSGGEYYFLDEPVHKLSEKKRTELYKHYIGFVFQQYHLIDELTVYENLETPLLYKKVSSSERKSRVADILDRFNMVAKKDLFPNQLSGGQQQLVGIARALIGQPKLILADEPTGNLQSAQADEIMQIFKKLNEEEKVSIIQVTHSEKNAAYAERVIHLLDGHVEREERFTR; encoded by the coding sequence ATGTTGCAATTAAAAAACATAGCTAAGTACCACAGCAATGGCATCCAGAAAAACTGGGTGCTGAAGGACATTAGCACAACCATTTTTGAAGGTGAATTTGTATCCATCATGGGGCCTTCCGGGGCGGGCAAAAGTACCCTGCTGAACATCATCGGTATGTTGGAAGAACCCAGTGGCGGTGAGTATTACTTCCTGGACGAACCCGTACACAAACTTTCGGAAAAAAAGCGCACAGAGCTGTACAAGCACTACATCGGGTTTGTATTTCAGCAATACCACCTGATCGATGAGCTGACGGTGTATGAGAACCTCGAAACGCCCCTTTTGTACAAAAAAGTTTCTTCTTCCGAGCGCAAAAGCCGGGTAGCAGATATTTTGGATCGATTTAACATGGTGGCTAAAAAGGATTTGTTTCCCAATCAGCTTTCGGGTGGCCAACAGCAGTTGGTGGGCATTGCCCGCGCACTCATCGGCCAACCCAAGCTGATTTTAGCCGACGAACCTACGGGTAACCTGCAATCGGCCCAAGCGGATGAGATCATGCAGATTTTCAAAAAGCTCAACGAAGAGGAAAAAGTATCGATCATTCAGGTGACCCACAGCGAAAAAAATGCGGCTTACGCCGAGCGGGTCATTCACTTGCTGGATGGACACGTTGAACGGGAAGAAAGATTCACCAGATAA
- a CDS encoding ABC transporter permease, whose protein sequence is MLYTQLKFAIRNLWRNKFYSVINIGGLAVGIAVSMLILVFVGHELSFDRFHKNADNIYRVKVTFKFGEQEMQGTGMSAYMGPALQESTAGVKDYVRMFTSFNEKLAFKSDADHIFYEKRFVLADPSYFKVFSFPFLQGDPHTALDQPGKIVVSQSIAEKYFGDSDVLGRTLTLNNGLDFVISGVIKNAPSNASLAFDIIGPLQSLFAFQQLLNPDQKDDLLEVDNVVRPGSFQTYLHLANPSIQTSVLNNIPVLMRRGKISESEIKTHKFTLSALTDLHMGESTSGEARGISNVYIFAGVALLIILLALLNYMSLTTARATERAREVGVRKALGAFRGELIGQFYGESVLVTCLSFVLGFGLALLLRPIFFDRLDLQIDAAFMLSPIVVLPMLGLMLACIVLAGAYPSLVLSAFRPVEVLKGRFLKSSKGGIQIRQSITVFQFVASIVLVIAALVAQQQLSYLQSRKLGINKDQVLMMTPSAEGYHAFRNAVSQLNGIEKTGSASLALFKDYNSIFFVTSPINKKEVPLHTIGVDAGLIDILGLSWKIPPTDLKNTAGWEGKLVLNALAAKDLGVTSLAQASEVGSILGQPLVGVLNDFYFSEMSLNQKTPLAMSIVGEDFKGTLYLQLSKTADVQASMAAIGKLYKKHCPDKPFEYFFLDESFDTLFKAEDRMAKLFGIFTGLAIFISCLGLFGLAAYATARRAKEIGIRKVLGATVGNVMSLLSTEFLRPVLLAILIASPIAWYLMEQWLKKFTYRIEVEWWIFAAAGISVIVLALLTVSIQSLRTALANPVTAIKNE, encoded by the coding sequence ATGCTCTATACCCAACTCAAATTTGCCATCCGTAACCTCTGGCGCAATAAGTTTTACAGCGTCATCAACATTGGTGGCCTGGCCGTAGGTATTGCGGTCAGTATGCTAATTTTGGTTTTTGTCGGGCATGAGTTGAGTTTTGATCGTTTTCACAAAAATGCCGATAACATTTACCGCGTGAAGGTTACCTTCAAATTTGGCGAACAGGAAATGCAAGGCACGGGCATGTCGGCCTACATGGGCCCAGCCCTCCAGGAAAGCACGGCAGGCGTGAAGGACTACGTGCGGATGTTCACCTCCTTTAATGAAAAACTAGCGTTCAAAAGCGACGCTGACCATATTTTTTACGAAAAACGTTTTGTCCTCGCCGATCCCAGTTACTTCAAAGTATTCAGTTTTCCTTTTCTACAAGGTGATCCCCACACTGCCCTGGATCAACCTGGAAAAATAGTCGTGAGTCAATCCATTGCCGAGAAATATTTTGGCGACAGCGATGTATTGGGCCGTACCTTGACGCTCAACAACGGGCTAGATTTCGTCATTAGCGGGGTCATCAAAAATGCACCTTCCAATGCCTCGCTTGCTTTCGACATCATTGGTCCCTTGCAATCTTTGTTTGCTTTTCAACAATTGCTCAATCCCGATCAAAAAGATGATTTGCTCGAGGTGGACAATGTCGTACGCCCAGGCTCTTTTCAGACCTACCTGCATCTGGCCAATCCTTCGATTCAAACCTCAGTTTTGAACAACATTCCCGTGCTCATGCGACGGGGCAAAATATCAGAATCAGAAATCAAAACCCACAAATTTACGCTCTCTGCGCTAACCGATCTCCACATGGGGGAAAGTACCAGTGGCGAGGCGCGAGGCATTAGCAACGTATACATTTTTGCAGGGGTGGCCTTGTTGATCATTTTGCTGGCCCTGCTCAATTACATGAGTCTGACCACCGCTCGGGCCACCGAACGAGCCCGGGAAGTAGGAGTACGCAAAGCCTTGGGCGCTTTTCGCGGGGAACTGATCGGTCAGTTTTACGGGGAGTCGGTGCTGGTCACTTGCCTCTCTTTTGTATTGGGATTTGGCTTGGCTTTATTGCTGCGGCCCATCTTTTTTGATCGATTGGATCTTCAGATTGATGCGGCCTTTATGTTGAGCCCGATCGTGGTATTGCCAATGTTGGGCTTGATGTTGGCTTGTATTGTACTGGCTGGTGCTTATCCATCCTTGGTGCTCTCAGCTTTCCGGCCAGTGGAAGTATTGAAAGGCCGTTTTTTAAAAAGCAGCAAAGGGGGCATCCAGATTCGGCAAAGCATCACGGTGTTTCAGTTCGTGGCCTCCATTGTATTGGTCATTGCCGCTTTGGTGGCTCAGCAGCAACTCAGTTATTTGCAATCGCGCAAACTGGGCATCAACAAGGATCAGGTATTGATGATGACACCCTCAGCAGAAGGCTACCACGCTTTCCGCAATGCCGTTTCTCAATTGAATGGAATCGAAAAAACGGGGAGCGCTTCTTTGGCTTTGTTCAAAGATTACAATTCGATTTTTTTCGTCACCTCACCGATCAATAAAAAAGAAGTACCGCTCCATACCATTGGGGTTGATGCTGGTTTGATCGATATCTTGGGTTTGAGTTGGAAAATTCCGCCCACTGATTTAAAAAACACGGCTGGATGGGAGGGAAAATTGGTCTTGAATGCCTTGGCGGCCAAAGATTTGGGGGTGACATCTCTGGCACAGGCGAGTGAAGTAGGCAGCATTTTAGGGCAACCATTGGTAGGCGTCCTGAATGACTTTTACTTCAGTGAAATGAGCCTGAATCAAAAAACACCATTGGCGATGTCGATTGTGGGCGAAGATTTTAAAGGCACCTTGTACTTGCAGTTGTCAAAAACCGCCGACGTACAAGCCAGTATGGCGGCAATTGGAAAATTGTACAAAAAACATTGCCCCGATAAACCCTTTGAATATTTCTTTTTGGACGAAAGTTTTGATACCCTGTTTAAAGCCGAAGACCGCATGGCCAAACTCTTTGGCATCTTTACGGGACTGGCTATCTTTATCTCTTGCCTGGGGCTTTTTGGACTGGCTGCTTATGCCACAGCCCGGCGCGCCAAAGAGATTGGCATCCGCAAAGTGTTGGGGGCTACCGTTGGCAATGTGATGAGTCTGCTGTCGACCGAATTTTTGCGCCCCGTACTTTTAGCTATCCTCATTGCCAGCCCGATTGCCTGGTACCTGATGGAACAATGGCTGAAAAAGTTCACTTATCGGATCGAGGTGGAATGGTGGATTTTTGCAGCGGCGGGAATAAGTGTGATTGTACTGGCCCTGCTCACAGTGAGTATACAAAGCCTGCGTACCGCGCTGGCCAATCCAGTAACTGCGATTAAAAACGAATGA
- a CDS encoding NAD-dependent epimerase/dehydratase family protein, producing the protein MSIFVTGGTGFLGSYLLRHLLSEGHTNITALRRSTSNMDLIADIAQRIQWIEGDLDDPFCLAEGMAGKKWVFHIAAMVSFQQRDRYKMREVNADGTANVVNACLDLGVQKLIHVSSIAAVGRTKPNQVLNEKNIFQTSPYNTEYGISKFLGEQEVWRGIAEGLNAAIVNPSVIIGAGRWHEGTGQFFATLHKGFRFVPTGKISLVDVRDVARMLLQIAQSDISDERFIANAGELTYRDFFGAIAQEFQVKKPNWTITPLLREIAWRLASLQSMFTGKPPVVTKENFRQAALEYHFENNKSIQHLDFQYTPIEQTIAETSRVFLQSGGKTRVFE; encoded by the coding sequence ATGTCCATATTCGTTACGGGTGGAACAGGATTTTTAGGGTCTTATCTACTTCGGCATCTGTTGTCGGAAGGACACACCAACATTACGGCCTTGCGTCGCAGTACCAGCAATATGGACTTGATTGCCGATATTGCTCAGCGCATTCAATGGATTGAAGGTGACCTGGATGATCCGTTTTGTCTGGCCGAGGGTATGGCGGGGAAAAAATGGGTTTTCCACATTGCGGCAATGGTTTCTTTCCAGCAGCGCGATCGCTACAAAATGCGCGAGGTCAACGCAGATGGGACGGCCAACGTGGTCAATGCCTGTCTGGATTTGGGGGTACAAAAACTGATTCACGTCAGCTCTATCGCTGCCGTGGGGCGCACCAAGCCGAATCAGGTATTGAATGAAAAAAACATCTTTCAGACCAGTCCGTACAACACGGAATATGGCATTTCCAAATTTTTAGGCGAACAAGAAGTATGGCGGGGAATAGCCGAAGGACTCAATGCCGCCATCGTGAACCCCTCGGTGATCATCGGAGCTGGGCGATGGCATGAAGGCACCGGGCAATTTTTTGCGACGCTACACAAAGGATTTCGGTTTGTTCCCACGGGCAAAATCAGCCTGGTAGATGTACGTGATGTAGCCCGCATGCTGCTGCAAATTGCCCAAAGCGACATCAGCGATGAACGATTTATTGCCAACGCTGGGGAATTGACCTACCGCGATTTTTTTGGCGCAATCGCCCAGGAATTTCAGGTAAAAAAACCGAATTGGACGATTACTCCTTTATTGCGGGAGATAGCCTGGCGCCTGGCCAGTCTCCAATCCATGTTTACCGGCAAGCCACCGGTAGTCACCAAAGAAAATTTTCGCCAAGCTGCACTGGAGTACCATTTTGAGAACAACAAATCGATTCAACACCTGGATTTTCAATACACGCCAATTGAGCAGACGATTGCGGAAACAAGTCGTGTATTTCTACAGTCCGGTGGTAAGACCCGGGTATTTGAATGA